A genomic segment from Chitinophagaceae bacterium encodes:
- a CDS encoding DNA/RNA non-specific endonuclease, whose product MKNTKKFGLAFLMLLLPALLFAQSIADEIISTQKQLAKIDSQRQILLANLEDFKLQKIRLDLVKIGLPQLGPGEVQVNHSAYILGFDPKYKTARWVAHIILPDVITGVVFRTNDFREDSSIATGSAVEADYFLKETQADSTVKYDGFGYDRGHLAPSADFRWSKRALSESYLYSNLSPQLAEFNRGSWGDLEDAIRGYVFRNPGTQLYIVTGPLLNETLPKIERGKNKLSIPQKFWKVALDLKHKKAIGFIMPNTVITSPIKSFAVTINEIEKQTGLNFFAHLTEAEQEELESQLNTSIWLPEANNADAEPLNQEKLPPGYFNTMVAKEWTNRRDEITVCGTVVGARVSKKGNILLNLDKQFPNQVFTVFIKKENIVNFNYKPEALLKGKIICAKGKVIDQSGVVTMYIENENAIRIQD is encoded by the coding sequence ATGAAAAATACAAAAAAGTTTGGTTTGGCCTTTTTAATGCTGTTATTGCCGGCGTTATTATTTGCCCAATCTATTGCAGATGAAATAATTAGTACGCAAAAGCAACTGGCAAAAATTGACAGCCAAAGGCAAATACTACTCGCTAACCTTGAAGATTTTAAACTCCAAAAAATCCGTTTAGACCTGGTAAAAATAGGGCTTCCTCAATTGGGGCCCGGTGAAGTACAAGTAAATCATTCGGCATATATCCTCGGCTTTGACCCAAAATATAAAACGGCACGCTGGGTAGCCCATATCATTTTGCCCGATGTAATTACGGGTGTGGTTTTTCGTACCAACGATTTTAGGGAAGACAGCAGTATTGCAACCGGATCTGCTGTGGAAGCAGATTATTTTTTAAAAGAAACACAGGCCGACAGCACAGTTAAATACGATGGCTTTGGTTACGACCGTGGCCACCTTGCACCTTCTGCAGATTTCAGATGGAGTAAAAGAGCGCTTTCTGAATCGTACCTGTACAGCAACCTGAGCCCGCAGCTGGCAGAATTTAACCGGGGCAGTTGGGGCGATCTTGAAGATGCCATCCGGGGATATGTTTTCCGCAACCCGGGAACACAATTGTATATAGTTACCGGCCCTCTTTTAAACGAAACCCTTCCCAAAATTGAAAGAGGGAAAAATAAACTCAGCATACCCCAAAAATTTTGGAAAGTAGCGTTGGATCTAAAGCATAAAAAGGCAATAGGTTTTATTATGCCCAATACCGTAATAACCTCACCCATAAAAAGTTTTGCGGTAACCATAAACGAAATTGAAAAACAAACTGGCCTAAACTTTTTTGCTCATCTGACAGAAGCAGAGCAGGAAGAATTAGAAAGCCAGCTTAATACCAGCATCTGGCTGCCCGAAGCAAATAATGCAGATGCCGAACCATTGAACCAGGAAAAGCTCCCACCCGGTTATTTTAATACAATGGTAGCTAAAGAATGGACAAACCGCCGAGATGAAATTACCGTTTGCGGTACAGTAGTGGGCGCAAGGGTAAGTAAAAAAGGAAATATTTTACTCAATTTAGACAAGCAATTCCCCAACCAGGTGTTTACGGTTTTTATAAAAAAAGAAAATATTGTGAACTTTAATTATAAACCCGAAGCATTGCTTAAGGGAAAAATTATTTGTGCAAAAGGTAAAGTAATAGACCAAAGCGGTGTGGTTACTATGTATATCGAAAACGAAAATGCTATAAGGATACAGGACTAG
- a CDS encoding histidine phosphatase family protein, with the protein MKTLTLVRHAKSAPASIGQNDFDRPLNEKGLIDATVMAQRIAGRNIPINLFVCSPALRAMQTCKAFCDVYNFDIANIVSVKKLYNAHRIVFYDIVEELNNAIDHIALFAHNPGITQFINDLVPQFSVDNMPTCGVMSVAINTKTWAKFEAAEKQLLVFDYPKNMQNL; encoded by the coding sequence ATGAAAACTTTGACCCTGGTAAGGCATGCAAAAAGCGCACCGGCATCCATTGGCCAAAACGATTTTGACCGGCCCTTAAATGAAAAGGGATTAATTGATGCAACAGTAATGGCACAAAGGATAGCCGGAAGAAATATTCCCATCAACTTATTTGTATGCAGCCCGGCATTAAGGGCCATGCAAACATGCAAAGCTTTTTGCGATGTATATAATTTTGATATCGCAAATATTGTAAGTGTAAAAAAACTTTACAACGCTCACCGTATTGTGTTTTATGATATTGTGGAAGAATTAAACAATGCCATTGACCATATTGCTCTTTTTGCCCATAACCCGGGCATTACACAATTTATTAATGACCTTGTTCCCCAGTTTTCGGTTGACAATATGCCTACCTGTGGCGTAATGAGTGTTGCCATTAATACAAAAACCTGGGCAAAATTTGAAGCGGCAGAAAAACAATTACTGGTTTTTGATTATCCGAAAAATATGCAAAATTTATAA
- the hflX gene encoding GTPase HflX: MIEKKKILSKPENAILVGLVQKEQQEAQVKEYMDELAFLAETAGAIEQKRFIQKLQHPDTRTFVGKGKLEEIKNYIQLKGNIGLVIFDDELTGSQIQNIEKELGVKTIDRSDLILDIFATRAKTAQAKTQVELAQYQYLLPRLKGMWKHLERQGGGVGTRGPGETEIETDRRLVKDKISLLRKRLSEIDKQAFTQRKDRGEFIRVALVGYTNVGKSTLMTLLSKSEVFAENKLFATLDTTTRKLVFEQTPFLLSDTVGFIRKLPHHLVESFKSTLDEVREADILLHIVDISHPQYEDQYRIVNETLGELNSLEKPTITIFNKMDQYELQTFDEWLEDEVKQNIITDLKQNWKQITGGNCIFISATQRTNIEELRKAIIYKVRELYRIRYPYKAEFFY, translated from the coding sequence GTGATTGAAAAAAAGAAAATATTATCTAAACCGGAAAATGCAATACTGGTAGGCCTTGTGCAAAAAGAGCAACAGGAGGCCCAGGTAAAAGAATATATGGATGAGCTGGCTTTTTTAGCAGAAACTGCCGGTGCTATAGAGCAAAAGAGATTTATCCAAAAATTACAACATCCCGATACACGAACATTTGTAGGAAAAGGTAAGCTGGAAGAAATTAAAAATTATATACAGCTTAAGGGCAATATTGGCCTGGTAATTTTTGATGATGAACTTACCGGCTCACAAATTCAAAATATTGAAAAAGAACTGGGTGTAAAAACCATAGACCGCAGCGATTTGATCCTTGACATTTTTGCCACTCGTGCCAAAACTGCACAGGCAAAAACCCAGGTGGAGCTAGCGCAATACCAATATTTACTCCCACGGTTAAAAGGCATGTGGAAACACCTCGAAAGGCAAGGCGGCGGCGTAGGCACAAGAGGCCCCGGGGAAACTGAAATTGAAACAGACCGCAGGCTGGTAAAAGATAAAATAAGTTTATTGCGCAAGCGGCTTTCAGAAATAGATAAGCAGGCTTTTACTCAACGAAAAGACCGTGGCGAATTTATAAGGGTTGCATTGGTAGGCTATACCAATGTGGGAAAATCTACTTTAATGACGCTGCTTAGCAAATCGGAAGTATTTGCAGAAAATAAATTATTTGCTACGCTGGATACCACCACAAGAAAGCTGGTATTTGAGCAAACCCCTTTTCTACTGAGCGATACAGTAGGTTTCATTCGCAAGCTTCCGCACCACCTTGTAGAAAGTTTTAAAAGCACACTGGACGAAGTGAGGGAAGCCGATATATTATTGCATATTGTAGACATCAGCCATCCACAATACGAAGACCAGTACCGCATTGTAAACGAAACCTTAGGGGAACTCAACAGCCTGGAAAAACCCACCATTACCATTTTTAATAAAATGGACCAATACGAACTGCAAACCTTTGATGAATGGCTTGAAGATGAAGTAAAACAAAATATTATTACAGATTTAAAACAAAACTGGAAACAAATAACCGGAGGCAACTGCATATTTATTTCTGCCACACAGCGCACCAATATTGAAGAACTCCGCAAAGCAATTATTTACAAAGTACGGGAGCTGTACAGGATAAGATACCCTTATAAAGCAGAGTTTTTTTATTAA
- a CDS encoding peptidylprolyl isomerase, protein MKFRLLLTGCLICSVLLSLAQPQQKVLADKIVAVVGDKIILKSDIDNSLADMMRQGVELPPNAKCLTLEQMMGVKALVLQAEKDSLPVSDEEVETDIENRIRYFINAYGSKDELERVAGKSVYQLKEDMRGPIKDQKMATTMRDKVVSGIKITPNEVKAYFDKIPADSLAYYEAEVEIGQIIMYPKASRDAEEYALSQLVDIKNQIEGGKDFRSMAMLYSDDPSAKQNGGQFEVNRTQKDFDPIWMAKAFALKEGQISSPFKTRFGYHIVQMLSRAGDDAILKHILKTPQVTQIEINEGLSKMDSVRANLISGTIDFGTAVDKYSDDEMSKFTGGMIQGPNGTFLTIDQLDKSMIPIYQKLKVGEYSQPTEFTDERGKKGIRIVYLKTQTQPHRENLKDDYSKIASRALEEKKDQAIEDWFRKKITGYYIKIDDEYKNCDGMKKWLENSSQLKLK, encoded by the coding sequence ATGAAATTTAGATTACTACTTACTGGTTGTTTAATTTGTAGCGTTTTATTGTCGCTTGCACAACCGCAGCAAAAAGTACTTGCAGATAAAATTGTAGCCGTTGTTGGAGACAAAATAATTTTAAAAAGCGATATTGACAATAGCCTTGCCGATATGATGCGGCAAGGTGTGGAACTTCCACCCAATGCAAAATGCCTCACCCTGGAGCAAATGATGGGCGTAAAAGCGCTGGTATTACAGGCCGAAAAAGATTCATTGCCGGTATCAGATGAAGAAGTGGAAACCGATATTGAAAACCGCATCCGTTATTTCATTAATGCTTACGGCAGTAAAGACGAACTGGAAAGAGTTGCCGGCAAATCAGTTTACCAGCTTAAAGAAGATATGCGTGGACCTATAAAAGATCAAAAAATGGCAACCACAATGAGAGATAAAGTGGTGAGTGGAATTAAAATAACGCCTAATGAAGTAAAAGCCTATTTTGATAAAATACCAGCCGACAGCCTTGCTTACTACGAGGCCGAAGTAGAAATTGGACAAATTATTATGTATCCAAAAGCCAGCAGAGACGCAGAAGAATATGCCCTATCTCAATTGGTGGATATTAAAAACCAAATTGAAGGCGGCAAGGATTTTCGCAGCATGGCCATGTTGTATTCCGATGATCCCTCTGCCAAACAAAACGGTGGCCAGTTTGAAGTAAACCGCACCCAAAAAGATTTTGACCCCATTTGGATGGCCAAAGCCTTTGCTTTGAAAGAAGGACAAATTTCATCGCCATTTAAAACCAGGTTTGGCTACCATATTGTACAAATGCTAAGCCGTGCAGGCGATGATGCCATATTAAAGCATATTTTAAAAACGCCGCAGGTAACACAAATAGAAATCAATGAAGGCCTGTCCAAAATGGATTCGGTAAGAGCAAACCTTATCTCCGGCACCATTGATTTTGGCACAGCCGTAGATAAATACAGCGATGATGAAATGAGCAAATTTACCGGTGGAATGATACAGGGCCCCAATGGCACTTTTCTTACCATTGATCAGTTGGATAAAAGCATGATACCCATTTATCAAAAACTAAAAGTTGGGGAATATTCGCAACCTACTGAATTTACCGATGAACGTGGAAAAAAAGGCATACGCATTGTTTATTTAAAAACACAAACCCAACCCCACCGGGAAAACCTAAAAGACGACTACAGCAAAATTGCCAGCAGGGCATTGGAAGAAAAAAAAGACCAGGCAATTGAAGACTGGTTCCGCAAAAAAATTACCGGTTACTATATTAAAATAGATGATGAATATAAAAATTGCGACGGAATGAAAAAGTGGCTGGAAAACTCATCTCAATTAAAATTAAAATAG
- the infB gene encoding translation initiation factor IF-2 yields MAEANTTPRLMAAAKEFNIGAHTLIDFLVSKSFNSDDLKPTSKLTEEMYRVLQVEFQQDKAAKQKSDQIDLPKGPEAKKKKDEEDLSIKKKEEKAKKAAEPTPEEPKPQPKEEKKEIAKIEAPEIEQPKVIDKIDLSAIESSTRPKKAKATPAKKEEPVKEEEPEKKKKKTKEEAPKAEPVATPAPAPAPEVPPAPPVIENIQAQKISGPKIMGKIELPKESDTRPRKEEDKKRKRIPIQKKPGQSPAPTQGGNNYRGGGGGGRPQGGGGGRQHRNEPKREDKIIDEKEIQEKLRQTQAKLAGSSGRGKSLKAKYRKAKREEMAENASEGVVEGNKLQVTEFVSVSELANLMDVSFADVISKCMGLGIMVSINQRLEADVIELVAGEFGFEVEFIGVDDAAEMDEEEVIDNPEDLKSRSPIVTIMGHVDHGKTSLLDYIRKANVISGEAGGITQHIGAYEVTTKDGRNITFLDTPGHEAFTAMRARGAKVTDIAVIVVAADDAVMPQTKEAISHAQAASVPMIFAINKVDKEGANPEKIKEQLAGMNILVESWGGKYQSQEISAKKGQNIDLLLEKILLETDLLELKANPDRPANGTVIEASLDKGRGYVATILVQNGTLKQGDMIVSGQYFGKVKAMYNERQQRSDAAPPSSPALILGLNGAPQAGETFKVFHDEAEAREMAYKRGQILREQGMRAKKHITLDEIGRRLALGNFKELNIIIKGDVDGSVEALSDSLQKLSTEEIVVRVIHKAVGAITESDVTLANASDAIIIGFNVRPSIQAAKLAEAESIEIKMYSIIYNAIEELRSAMEGMLEPSVEEKILGNVEIRETYKFDKATVAGCFVLDGKIARNNRIRLIRDGIVIFTGELASLKRFKDDAKEVTSSMECGLVIKNYNDIKMGDIVEAFEEIEVKRTL; encoded by the coding sequence ATGGCAGAAGCAAACACTACACCCAGGTTAATGGCGGCGGCAAAGGAATTTAATATTGGGGCACACACCCTGATAGACTTCCTTGTATCTAAAAGCTTTAATTCAGATGATCTTAAACCCACTTCAAAGCTTACGGAAGAAATGTACCGTGTGCTACAAGTAGAGTTTCAACAGGATAAAGCAGCCAAACAAAAATCCGATCAAATAGACCTTCCCAAAGGCCCTGAGGCAAAAAAGAAAAAAGACGAAGAAGACCTCTCTATAAAAAAGAAAGAAGAAAAGGCCAAAAAAGCAGCCGAACCGACACCAGAAGAACCCAAGCCACAGCCCAAAGAAGAGAAAAAAGAAATTGCTAAAATTGAAGCGCCGGAAATTGAACAGCCAAAGGTTATTGACAAAATAGATTTAAGCGCTATAGAATCTTCTACAAGACCTAAAAAAGCAAAAGCCACACCAGCTAAAAAAGAAGAACCGGTAAAAGAAGAAGAACCCGAAAAGAAAAAAAAGAAAACAAAAGAAGAAGCCCCCAAAGCAGAACCGGTAGCAACCCCGGCCCCTGCACCAGCGCCAGAAGTACCGCCAGCCCCACCTGTAATTGAAAACATACAGGCACAAAAAATTTCAGGCCCAAAAATTATGGGCAAAATTGAATTGCCAAAAGAAAGCGATACCCGGCCACGCAAAGAAGAAGATAAAAAACGCAAACGCATCCCCATACAAAAGAAACCCGGCCAGAGCCCGGCACCAACACAGGGAGGAAATAATTACAGAGGTGGTGGCGGAGGCGGCAGGCCACAAGGCGGCGGAGGAGGAAGGCAGCACCGCAACGAACCCAAAAGGGAAGACAAAATAATTGACGAAAAAGAAATACAAGAAAAGCTCAGGCAAACCCAGGCAAAACTTGCAGGATCATCCGGAAGGGGAAAAAGCTTAAAAGCAAAATACCGTAAAGCCAAGCGTGAAGAGATGGCAGAAAACGCTTCTGAAGGCGTAGTAGAAGGAAATAAATTACAGGTAACAGAATTTGTTTCAGTAAGTGAGTTGGCAAATTTAATGGACGTAAGTTTTGCAGATGTAATTAGCAAATGTATGGGCCTTGGTATAATGGTTTCCATTAACCAAAGGCTTGAAGCAGACGTAATAGAGTTGGTTGCAGGGGAATTTGGCTTTGAGGTAGAATTTATTGGGGTTGATGATGCCGCCGAAATGGATGAAGAAGAAGTAATAGATAATCCCGAAGACCTTAAATCAAGGTCGCCGATTGTAACCATTATGGGCCACGTTGACCATGGTAAAACTTCTTTGCTTGATTATATCCGAAAAGCCAATGTAATTTCTGGCGAAGCAGGAGGTATTACCCAGCATATAGGAGCCTACGAAGTAACCACAAAAGATGGCAGAAATATTACGTTTTTGGATACGCCGGGCCACGAAGCCTTTACCGCTATGCGTGCCCGTGGCGCAAAAGTTACCGATATAGCCGTAATTGTTGTAGCTGCCGATGATGCAGTAATGCCACAAACCAAAGAAGCTATTTCTCATGCACAGGCAGCATCGGTACCCATGATTTTTGCAATAAATAAAGTAGATAAAGAAGGAGCCAATCCCGAAAAAATAAAAGAACAACTGGCTGGTATGAACATACTGGTAGAAAGCTGGGGCGGTAAATACCAAAGCCAGGAAATAAGCGCCAAAAAAGGGCAGAACATTGACCTGCTCCTCGAAAAAATATTATTGGAAACAGATTTGCTCGAACTAAAAGCCAATCCCGACCGTCCGGCAAACGGAACAGTAATTGAAGCCTCTTTAGATAAAGGGCGTGGCTATGTAGCCACAATACTGGTTCAAAACGGAACTCTGAAACAAGGAGACATGATTGTAAGCGGCCAATACTTTGGTAAAGTAAAAGCCATGTACAACGAGCGCCAGCAACGCAGCGATGCCGCTCCACCTTCTTCGCCTGCATTAATTTTAGGGTTAAATGGTGCACCACAGGCAGGGGAAACTTTTAAAGTTTTTCATGATGAAGCCGAAGCCAGGGAAATGGCGTATAAACGGGGACAAATTTTGAGGGAACAAGGTATGCGTGCCAAAAAACATATTACCCTCGATGAAATTGGCCGCAGGCTTGCGCTTGGAAACTTTAAAGAATTAAACATCATTATTAAAGGCGATGTGGATGGCTCTGTGGAAGCGTTGAGCGATTCATTACAAAAACTCAGTACAGAAGAAATTGTGGTTCGTGTAATCCATAAAGCTGTAGGTGCTATTACAGAAAGCGATGTAACGCTTGCCAATGCATCCGATGCAATTATTATTGGCTTTAATGTAAGGCCTTCTATACAGGCAGCAAAACTTGCCGAAGCAGAAAGCATTGAAATTAAAATGTATTCCATTATCTATAATGCCATCGAAGAATTAAGGAGTGCAATGGAAGGTATGCTTGAACCATCTGTAGAAGAAAAAATACTGGGTAATGTGGAAATAAGGGAAACCTATAAGTTCGATAAAGCCACAGTAGCCGGATGTTTTGTATTAGACGGCAAAATTGCCCGCAATAACAGGATAAGGCTCATAAGAGACGGCATTGTAATTTTTACCGGCGAACTGGCCAGCTTAAAAAGGTTTAAAGACGATGCAAAAGAAGTTACATCAAGCATGGAGTGTGGCCTGGTAATTAAAAATTATAACGATATTAAAATGGGGGATATAGTAGAAGCATTTGAAGAAATTGAAGTGAAACGTACTTTATAA
- the nusA gene encoding transcription termination/antitermination protein NusA: MASINLIESFQEFKEAENIDRPTLMKVMEDVFKTLIRKKYGSDDNFDVIVNDQKGDLEIFRRRTIVDDDDLYNTLTEIEYKDAIKIEPDYQVGEELYEEVDIQKEFGRRAILAGKQTLAARINDLKKNILIKKYEERVGEIVNGEVYQVWKKEVLILDEDGNEMLLPKSEQIPSDYFKKGETIRAVVKKVELKNNQAVIILSRTSPLFLEKLLEIEVPEIFDGLIVVKKIVREPGERAKVAVESYDDRIDPVGACVGMKGSRIHGIVRELKNENIDVINFTNNTQLLIQRSLTPAKITNMELNQENKVATVWLKPDQVSLAIGRRGVNIKLAQDLTDYEINVFRDNEGEEDDYDIDLDEFTDEIEEWVIDELKRVGCDTARSVLDLTAEELERRTDLEKETINDVRKVLQAEFDKE, translated from the coding sequence ATGGCAAGTATAAACTTAATTGAATCGTTCCAGGAGTTTAAAGAAGCGGAAAATATTGACCGCCCAACACTCATGAAAGTAATGGAAGATGTTTTTAAAACACTCATCCGCAAAAAATACGGAAGCGATGACAACTTTGACGTAATCGTAAACGACCAGAAAGGCGATCTGGAAATTTTTCGCAGGCGCACCATTGTTGACGATGATGACCTTTACAACACCCTAACCGAAATTGAATATAAAGATGCCATTAAAATTGAACCCGACTACCAGGTAGGCGAAGAGCTTTACGAAGAAGTAGATATTCAAAAAGAATTTGGCCGCAGGGCAATACTTGCCGGTAAGCAAACACTTGCTGCACGAATCAACGATTTGAAAAAGAACATACTCATAAAAAAGTATGAAGAAAGAGTAGGCGAAATTGTAAATGGCGAAGTGTACCAGGTATGGAAAAAAGAAGTACTCATTTTAGACGAAGACGGCAATGAAATGTTGTTGCCTAAGTCTGAGCAAATCCCATCGGACTATTTTAAAAAAGGGGAAACCATAAGGGCGGTAGTTAAAAAAGTAGAATTAAAAAATAACCAGGCTGTAATTATTTTAAGCCGCACCAGCCCATTATTTCTCGAAAAGCTTTTGGAAATTGAAGTACCCGAAATTTTTGATGGCCTAATTGTAGTTAAAAAAATTGTGAGAGAGCCAGGCGAAAGGGCAAAAGTAGCCGTAGAAAGCTACGACGACCGTATAGATCCCGTGGGCGCCTGCGTGGGAATGAAAGGCAGCCGCATACACGGTATAGTAAGAGAGTTGAAAAACGAAAATATAGATGTAATCAACTTTACCAATAACACCCAATTGTTAATTCAGCGGTCACTAACGCCTGCAAAAATTACCAATATGGAATTAAACCAGGAAAATAAAGTGGCAACGGTTTGGCTTAAGCCCGACCAGGTTTCATTGGCCATTGGCCGCAGGGGCGTAAATATTAAACTGGCTCAAGACCTCACCGATTATGAAATTAATGTGTTTAGGGATAATGAAGGAGAAGAAGATGATTATGATATTGACCTGGATGAATTTACAGATGAAATTGAAGAATGGGTAATTGACGAACTTAAAAGAGTAGGATGCGATACTGCAAGATCGGTATTGGACCTTACAGCAGAAGAATTAGAGCGCAGGACCGATTTGGAAAAAGAAACCATAAATGATGTACGCAAGGTTTTACAGGCAGAATTTGATAAAGAATAA
- a CDS encoding ribosome maturation factor, with protein MSENTTLAVVKKMLEPLLTGDIFLVDMRIKPTNNIKIYLDADNGLGIEKCIKINRALYKNIEETALFPDGNFSLEVSSPGIDEPLKLHRQYEKNKGRNVEVVLNDGTVYEAVLSGIYENGIQLIITEGKGKKAVTKQLDIAMADIKHTKVKIKF; from the coding sequence ATGAGTGAGAATACTACGCTGGCTGTAGTGAAAAAAATGCTGGAGCCCCTGCTTACAGGGGATATATTTTTGGTGGACATGCGCATTAAACCCACCAATAATATTAAAATTTACCTCGATGCAGATAATGGGCTGGGTATTGAAAAATGTATTAAAATAAACAGGGCACTCTATAAAAATATTGAAGAAACAGCATTGTTCCCCGATGGCAATTTTTCATTGGAAGTTTCCAGCCCGGGAATTGATGAGCCCCTGAAATTACACCGGCAATATGAAAAAAATAAAGGCCGCAATGTAGAAGTAGTGCTAAATGACGGCACCGTTTATGAAGCGGTACTTTCCGGGATATACGAAAATGGTATACAATTGATTATAACCGAAGGAAAAGGGAAAAAGGCAGTAACCAAACAATTGGATATAGCAATGGCAGATATTAAGCACACCAAAGTGAAAATAAAATTTTAA
- the gcvT gene encoding glycine cleavage system aminomethyltransferase GcvT, with protein MKNTPFTQKHIALGAKMAEFAGFNMPISYTGINEEHQTVRNNAGVFDVSHMGEFIIKGENALDLIQRVTSNDASKLTAGKVQYSCLPNNDAGIIDDLLLYCIEENQVYMLVVNAGNIEKDWKWISSHNTQNAELHDISAKTCLLAVQGPNAAKILQPLADTDILNLKYYTFTKGKFAGVENVLISATGYTGAGGLEIYFEDKDGAAEKIWDAIFEAGKAAGIKPIGLGARDTLRLEMGFCLYGNDIDDTTSPLEAGLGWITKFTKDFTSRKLLEQQKANGVNKKLVGFEMVDKGIARHGYEIKNAKGETIGRVTSGTQSPSLGKAIGMGYVKTPFATPETTVYISIRNSLAKAKLVKMPFSA; from the coding sequence ATGAAAAATACCCCTTTTACCCAAAAACACATAGCTCTTGGAGCTAAAATGGCAGAATTTGCCGGTTTTAATATGCCCATTTCTTATACGGGCATTAACGAAGAGCATCAAACCGTAAGAAATAATGCCGGCGTATTTGATGTAAGCCATATGGGTGAGTTTATAATAAAAGGCGAAAATGCACTTGACTTAATACAAAGGGTTACCAGCAACGATGCCTCAAAACTTACTGCCGGAAAAGTGCAATACAGTTGTTTGCCCAATAATGATGCTGGTATTATTGATGATTTGCTGCTGTATTGTATTGAAGAAAACCAAGTGTATATGCTTGTAGTAAATGCCGGCAATATTGAAAAAGACTGGAAATGGATTAGCAGCCATAATACTCAAAATGCAGAACTGCATGATATTTCGGCCAAAACCTGCCTGCTAGCTGTACAAGGCCCCAATGCAGCAAAAATACTTCAGCCCCTGGCGGATACGGATATATTAAACCTTAAATATTACACTTTTACAAAAGGAAAATTTGCTGGCGTTGAAAATGTTCTTATAAGTGCAACAGGGTATACAGGTGCCGGTGGACTGGAAATTTATTTTGAAGACAAAGATGGCGCAGCAGAAAAAATTTGGGATGCTATTTTTGAAGCCGGAAAAGCTGCCGGTATAAAACCCATTGGCCTTGGTGCAAGAGATACCTTAAGACTGGAAATGGGCTTTTGCTTATATGGGAATGATATAGACGACACAACATCGCCTTTAGAAGCCGGGCTGGGATGGATTACCAAGTTTACCAAAGATTTTACCAGCCGCAAACTTTTAGAACAACAAAAAGCCAACGGCGTTAATAAAAAGTTGGTAGGTTTTGAAATGGTTGACAAGGGAATTGCCCGGCATGGCTATGAAATAAAAAACGCCAAAGGCGAAACCATCGGCAGGGTTACATCGGGTACACAGTCGCCCAGCCTGGGCAAGGCCATTGGTATGGGATATGTAAAAACGCCTTTTGCCACACCAGAAACAACTGTTTATATCAGTATACGCAATTCACTTGCTAAAGCTAAGCTGGTAAAAATGCCCTTTAGCGCATAG
- a CDS encoding 2-phosphosulfolactate phosphatase: MPSIITCLSPALLHLEEVNKRNVVIIDVLRATSTIATALFNGAKAIVPVDNVAECIRIGKQIDGITAGERDGKIADGLEYGNSPFEYNPEFIKDKVLVLTTTNGTKLLHMALDKSAREIVTGSFPNLSAVCEHLLQKREDVILACAGWKDRVNIEDSLFAGAVINRLKDSFDIEGDSSHVAHNLYILAQKSLYEFMKKHNASHYHRLTNFGLEKDIRYCLSTDVANVLPVYIEGKLVTA, encoded by the coding sequence ATGCCAAGTATCATCACCTGCCTTTCTCCGGCATTACTTCATTTGGAAGAAGTAAATAAAAGAAATGTAGTAATTATTGATGTATTAAGGGCAACTTCTACTATTGCCACCGCTTTATTTAATGGCGCTAAAGCTATTGTACCGGTAGATAATGTGGCAGAGTGCATAAGGATTGGCAAACAAATTGATGGTATTACAGCCGGGGAAAGAGATGGGAAAATTGCTGATGGGCTGGAGTATGGAAACTCCCCATTTGAATACAACCCTGAATTTATAAAAGACAAAGTGCTGGTATTAACTACAACCAACGGTACCAAATTATTGCACATGGCGCTTGATAAAAGTGCAAGAGAAATTGTAACCGGGTCATTTCCCAATTTATCGGCTGTATGCGAACATCTGCTCCAAAAAAGAGAAGATGTTATCCTTGCCTGTGCCGGATGGAAAGACAGGGTAAATATAGAAGACAGCTTATTTGCCGGTGCAGTAATAAACCGGCTGAAAGATAGTTTTGACATTGAAGGCGACTCCTCCCATGTTGCACACAACCTTTATATACTGGCACAAAAGAGCCTTTATGAATTTATGAAAAAGCACAACGCTTCACATTATCACAGGCTTACCAATTTTGGACTTGAAAAGGATATACGCTATTGCCTTAGTACAGATGTTGCCAATGTACTGCCAGTTTATATAGAAGGAAAATTGGTAACAGCATAA